The following coding sequences lie in one Rutidosis leptorrhynchoides isolate AG116_Rl617_1_P2 chromosome 6, CSIRO_AGI_Rlap_v1, whole genome shotgun sequence genomic window:
- the LOC139852733 gene encoding uncharacterized protein: protein MLEQLLIFTRGGLILWTCKELGNALRGSPIDTLIRSCLLEERSGAASYNYDVPGASYTLKWTFHNELGLVFVAVYQKILHLLYVDDLLAMVKREFSDIYDPKRMSYDDFDETFRQLRKEAEARAEEMKKSKQVMVDRVSNLGKKQGKQMQKLGFEGGNKKKSGGGESVKDGDDDDNNVRNAKLENGHNNRDSRVNGKENGSVKTNSGAFDVNKLQKLRSKGGKKANVVVNKVSKEEPKKKPGKKNRVWDEKPVDTKLDFTDPVSENGDGHMGVAQVFEGESMMDKDEVVSSESEEDEEVEMDKKIDSKKKGWFTSMFQSIAGKANLDKVDLEPALKALKDRLMTKNVAEEIAEKLCESVAISLEGKKLASFTRISSAVQSAMEDALVRILTPRRSIDILRDVHVAKEQHKPYVVVFVGVNGVGKSTNLAKVAYWLQQHDINVMMAACDTFRSGAVEQLRTHARRLQIPIFEKGYEKDPAIVAKEAIQEASRNGSDVVLVDTAGRMQDNEPLMRALSKLIYVNSPDLVLFVGEALVGNDAVDQLSKFNQKLADLSPSSSPRLIDGILLTKFDTIDDKVGAALSMVYISGSPVMFVGCGQSYTDLKKLNVKSIVKTLLK from the exons ATGTTAGAGCAGTTACTGATTTTCACCAGAGGAGGGTTGATCCTCTGGACATGCAAAGAACTTGGAAATGCTTTAAGAGGATCACCAATTGATACTTTGATTCGGTCATGTCTTTTAGAGGAACGATCTGGTGCAGCATCGTACAACTATGATGTTCCCGGTGCATCATATACTCTCAAATGGACGTTTCACAATGAACTTGGATTGGTGTTTGTTGCTGTGTATCAAAAGATTCTTCATCTTTTATATGTTGATGACTTGCTTGCTATGGTGAAGCGAGAGTTTTCGGATATCTATGATCCGAAAAGGATGAGTTATGATGATTTTGATGAAACGTTTAGGCAGTTAAGAAAGGAGGCTGAGGCTCGGGCTGAGGAAATGAAGAAATCAAAGCAGGTGATGGTTGATCGGGTTAGTAATTTGGGTAAGAAGCAAGGAAAACAAATGCAAAAATTAGGGTTTGAAGGAGGTAATAAAAAAAAGAGTGGCGGCGGGGAATCGGTTaaggatggtgatgatgatgataataatgtaaGAAATGCTAAATTGGAAAATGGACATAATAATAGAGATAGTAGGGTTAATGGTAAAGAAAACGGTAGTGTGAAAACTAATAGTGGAGCTTTTGATGTGAATAAGCTACAAAAGCTTCGATCTAAAGGTGGAAAGAAAGCTAATGTTGTTGTTAACAAGGTTTCAAAAGAGGAACCAAAGAAAAAACCGGGTAAAAAGAATAGAGTTTGGGATGAAAAGCCCGTGGATACCAAATTGGATTTCACGGATCCGGTTAGTGAGAATGGTGATGGTCACATGGGTGTTGCACAAGTTTTTGAAGGGGAGAGTATGATGGACAAAGATGAAGTTGTTAGCAGTGaaagtgaagaagatgaagaagtagAAATGGATAAGAAGATAGATTCAAAGAAGAAAGGGTGGTTTACATCCATGTTTCAGAG CATTGCCGGGAAGGCAAATTTGGATAAGGTTGATCTAGAACCAGCTTTGAAGGCTCTAAAAGACAGGCTTATGACTAAGAATGTG GCTGAAGAGATAGCAGAGAAACTATGTGAATCTGTAGCAATCAGCCTAGAGGGGAAAAAACTTGCTTCTTTTACTAGGATTTCATCAGCTGTGCAG TCTGCAATGGAAGATGCTCTTGTTCGTATTTTAACTCCAAGGCGTTCTATTGACATTTTGAGAGATGTTCATGTGGCTAAGGAACAACACAAACCATACGTTGTGGTTTTTGTGGGTGTAAATGGAGTTGGAAAGTCTACTAACCTTGCAAAG GTGGCTTACTGGCTTCAGCAGCATGATATCAATGTCATGATGGCTGCTTGTGATACATTTCGTTCAGGTGCAGTTGAACAGCTCCGAACTCATGCTCGTAGGCTCCAG ATCCCTATATTTGAAAAGGGTTACGAGAAAGATCCTGCAATTGTTGCTAAGGAAGCAATTCAGGAGGCCAGCCGCAATGGATCAGACGTTGTTCTTGTTGACACAGCTGGTCGAATGCAG GACAATGAACCGCTGATGCGTGCACTATCGAAGCTTATATACGTCAACAGTCCAGATCTGGTACTTTTTGTTGGGGAAGCATTAGTTGGGAACGATGCTGTGGATCAACTTTCTAAGTTCAACCAG AAACTAGCTGACCTGTCACCATCATCAAGCCCTAGGTTGATTGATGGGATCTTGCTAACCAAGTTTGATACCATAGATGATAAG GTTGGGGCTGCACTTTCGATGGTTTACATATCTGGATCACCTGTGATGTTTGTGGGCTGTGGACAGTCATATACAGATTTAAAGAAGCTGAACGTCAAGTCTATCGTGAAAACGTTGCTTAAATGA